A stretch of the Spinacia oleracea cultivar Varoflay unplaced genomic scaffold, BTI_SOV_V1 SOVchr0_018, whole genome shotgun sequence genome encodes the following:
- the LOC130464937 gene encoding uncharacterized protein produces the protein MFTVAVARPRFNAQDECTFDGKLGIFPFTYQEAAKRNSKNRDKGTMVTKVVESVRKEETRDMLINQIVPAIMQKWPPSEGPKTIFIQQDNARTHITQSDAIWQQAHQQGDFTFILVQQPPNSPDLNILDLGFFKSIQSLMHKKMPKDVDDMLDAVNQAYYELEARTLGNVWLSYQYVMNEILKAKGSNNYDLPHVNKKRLFAQGRLL, from the coding sequence ATGTTCACAGTAGCAGTTGCAAGGCCTAGATTCAATGCTCAAGATGAATGCACATTTGATGGCAAATTGGGGATCTTTCCATTCACTTATCAAGAAGCAGCAAAGAGGAATTCAAAAAATAGAGATAAGGGGACAATGGTGACTAAAGTAGTTGAATCAGTCAGAAAAGAAGAGACAAGGGACATGCTCATCAATCAAATTGTTCCAGCAATCATGCAAAAATGGCCTCCAAGTGAAGGGCCAAAAACAATATTCATACAACAAGACAATGCAAGAACACACATCACTCAATCTGATGCTATATGGCAACAAGCACATCAACAAGGTGACTTCACTTTCATTCTAGTCCAACAACCACCAAACAGTCCGGACTTGAACATATTAGACTTGGGTTTTttcaaaagtattcaaagtttaATGCACAAGAAAATGCCAAAGGATGTTGATGACATGTTGGATGCAGTTAACCAAGCTTATTATGAGTTAGAGGCAAGAACACTTGGAAATGTTTGGTTATCATACCAATATGTGATGAATGAAATACTAAAAGCCAAGGGTTCAAATAATTATGATCTACCACATGTGAACAAGAAAAGACTTTTTGCTCAAGGAAggttactgtag